Proteins co-encoded in one Hyalangium ruber genomic window:
- a CDS encoding carboxypeptidase-like regulatory domain-containing protein, producing MRGHLGGALVLAVVAAAVGLALYGRAAERTVDQVELHERSVVGGAGEGQEPGEALAFSADETRTLPVGESASEADGLLELRVTARGRPAGRAQVRLYRRGGRVPETGRVDWRMAAAGAPGNDGRLLMPARAGAYLVVARAEGFAPTWRELVHPLDGNRTPVHLKLEEAVSLSGLTVAQGTGAPLSRAELTLTPHVSAWEQETRADAPAEEQVTVTSDAAGRFHVEGLAPGLYTVEGRAPGVSFTETWNLRVPSASEPLLLALPRSTRGEQLQAPRQPASKELRCGT from the coding sequence ATGCGAGGACACCTGGGAGGGGCGTTGGTGCTGGCGGTGGTGGCCGCCGCCGTGGGGCTGGCGTTGTACGGCCGGGCCGCGGAGCGGACGGTCGACCAGGTCGAGCTGCATGAGCGCTCGGTGGTAGGCGGTGCTGGGGAGGGCCAGGAGCCTGGCGAGGCCTTGGCGTTCTCCGCGGACGAGACCCGAACGCTGCCCGTGGGCGAGTCGGCCAGCGAGGCGGACGGGCTGCTGGAGCTCCGGGTGACGGCCCGGGGGCGGCCCGCGGGGCGTGCGCAGGTGCGCCTCTACCGGCGTGGAGGCAGGGTGCCGGAGACGGGGCGGGTGGACTGGCGGATGGCGGCGGCGGGGGCTCCAGGAAATGACGGGCGGCTGCTGATGCCAGCGCGTGCCGGAGCCTATCTGGTGGTGGCGCGGGCGGAGGGCTTCGCGCCCACGTGGCGCGAGCTGGTACACCCGTTGGACGGGAACCGGACACCGGTACACCTGAAGCTGGAGGAAGCGGTGTCGCTCTCCGGGCTCACCGTGGCCCAGGGCACGGGCGCGCCGCTGTCTCGGGCCGAGCTGACGCTGACGCCTCACGTGAGCGCATGGGAGCAGGAGACGCGAGCGGACGCGCCGGCCGAGGAGCAGGTGACGGTGACGAGCGACGCGGCGGGCCGCTTCCACGTCGAGGGCCTGGCACCAGGCCTCTATACGGTGGAGGGGCGCGCGCCAGGTGTCTCGTTCACGGAGACGTGGAACCTGCGCGTGCCCTCGGCGTCCGAGCCGCTGCTGCTGGCGCTGCCGAGGTCCACGCGCGGCGAGCAACTCCAGGCGCCGCGTCAGCCCGCATCGAAGGAACTGCGCTGCGGCACCTGA
- a CDS encoding serine/threonine protein kinase — translation MSSAPDAHPPAHPQEMCIGSWRVLEYVGEGSYGVVYRVEPAEERPSGICALKLALHPGDERFAREQALLSRLDHPNVPGLRGAGEWIDAQGKRFPYLVLQWVEGSPLYEWVPHGKLTSRQALRLLAQVARALQATHAYGVHRDVKGDNIRVHADGHAVLLDFGACWYPGARPLTGSTLPPGTEPYRSPQLLRFRCQLRRGLEAHYTSRPEDDIYALGVMAYRLVTERYPPPRTDPDCLDDPERSRPARLLAPSDWATVAPVLDRLILRMLSDAPEARGTAGQLAQEMEEAAASSAPALDRPIAPAPCQLKTERASRPGPPREWTPLLRPLLLVALLGMGVVLASRPSPRLVAPFHEPSEEPPETSRDGGSVALGSAAIASALPGGVGPVELRAVSLDMPSGPIKGQKRAPCEPRGLVEINGGCWIRAEDFKPPCEKDWYEWKGSCYWPQMARGRLPTSDEQ, via the coding sequence ATGTCCTCTGCGCCTGACGCGCATCCCCCTGCTCACCCCCAGGAAATGTGTATCGGCTCCTGGCGGGTGCTCGAATATGTGGGCGAGGGAAGCTATGGCGTGGTGTACCGCGTCGAGCCCGCCGAGGAGCGCCCTTCCGGTATCTGCGCGCTGAAGCTGGCCCTCCACCCGGGCGATGAACGCTTCGCACGCGAGCAGGCGTTGCTCTCGCGGCTCGACCATCCGAATGTGCCAGGGCTGCGTGGGGCGGGGGAGTGGATTGACGCGCAGGGCAAGCGGTTCCCCTACCTCGTGCTGCAATGGGTGGAAGGCTCACCGCTCTATGAGTGGGTACCCCACGGCAAGCTTACCTCACGCCAGGCGCTGCGCCTGCTGGCCCAGGTAGCACGAGCGCTCCAGGCCACCCACGCGTACGGCGTTCACCGGGACGTGAAGGGTGACAACATCCGGGTACACGCGGACGGCCATGCCGTCCTGCTCGACTTTGGAGCCTGCTGGTACCCGGGTGCCCGCCCCCTCACGGGTTCCACCCTTCCCCCGGGCACCGAGCCCTACCGCAGCCCTCAATTGCTGCGCTTCCGCTGCCAGTTACGCCGAGGCCTCGAGGCCCACTACACCTCGCGCCCGGAGGATGACATCTATGCTCTGGGGGTCATGGCCTACCGCCTCGTGACAGAACGCTACCCACCGCCTCGCACCGACCCGGATTGCTTGGATGATCCGGAGCGTTCACGCCCCGCGAGGCTGTTGGCCCCGAGTGACTGGGCAACAGTGGCCCCGGTGCTGGACCGCCTCATCCTGCGCATGCTCTCTGACGCGCCCGAGGCTCGCGGCACCGCCGGGCAGCTGGCCCAAGAGATGGAGGAAGCCGCGGCGAGCTCGGCTCCAGCGTTGGACAGGCCCATTGCGCCGGCCCCGTGCCAGCTGAAGACCGAGCGAGCCAGCCGCCCGGGTCCCCCTCGCGAGTGGACTCCGCTCCTGCGCCCTCTGTTGCTCGTAGCGCTTCTTGGGATGGGGGTGGTCCTCGCCTCACGCCCCTCGCCGCGTCTCGTGGCCCCCTTTCATGAGCCCAGCGAGGAACCTCCCGAGACAAGCCGGGATGGGGGCAGCGTGGCCCTGGGAAGCGCGGCCATCGCCTCCGCGCTGCCCGGCGGGGTCGGCCCCGTCGAGCTCCGCGCGGTGAGCCTCGACATGCCCAGCGGTCCGATAAAGGGGCAGAAGCGTGCCCCATGCGAACCTCGTGGACTGGTGGAGATCAACGGGGGTTGCTGGATCCGCGCGGAAGACTTCAAACCTCCGTGCGAGAAGGACTGGTACGAGTGGAAGGGCAGTTGCTATTGGCCGCAGATGGCTCGTGGGCGTCTGCCGACATCCGATGAGCAGTGA
- a CDS encoding methyl-accepting chemotaxis protein has product MKASIGQRVYVSFGLLVVAFAILGGAHIASSNRLAREVESSLERSFAVAMALFKLRTVHQQTTVLLASAFEGSTPDASDRLAVLEESFADSLGALKEQGYPEERLEALEQRFAEAMRLGRALVAAAAEPQPEEAQGIASRFHNQTRELEQLLERMSQQEATRVRSSFQELRLNFRWGARIFGVGVMGCITVALLLAFGLRRSLVRPLRELTRVTRDISQDGDLTLVVPVRSGDEVGQLAGAFREMVERLRLIHQELRSSSGTLSESATHMRFSAERQQATVGTQAMALQQTRVTAEELRQTSAMAAQRADAVLKVVERADALGREGEASIASSVNGMAELQDQVRQIAERIRHLGESTQQIGNITRTVKDLADQSNVLALNAAIEAARSGEHGKGFGVVAREIRSLADRSIQATVRVRELLDTVGHSVTETVTITQKGAERMQLGLDQVRATGESLREISAIIRGNALAVRQIALAVSQQDAGIGLIFEAVNELSTMMEDTERQLDTTKGAAVALEDVSRKLTDMVTRYRT; this is encoded by the coding sequence ATGAAGGCCAGCATCGGCCAGCGCGTATATGTGTCCTTCGGACTGCTCGTGGTGGCGTTCGCCATCCTGGGGGGCGCGCACATCGCCTCGTCCAACCGGCTTGCCCGCGAGGTGGAGTCCTCGCTGGAGCGCTCCTTCGCCGTGGCCATGGCGCTCTTCAAGCTGCGCACCGTGCATCAGCAGACCACGGTGCTGCTGGCCTCGGCCTTCGAGGGAAGCACGCCCGATGCCTCGGACCGGCTGGCCGTGCTGGAGGAGAGCTTCGCCGACTCGCTCGGCGCGCTGAAAGAGCAGGGCTACCCGGAGGAGCGGCTGGAGGCGCTGGAGCAGCGCTTCGCCGAGGCCATGCGGCTGGGCCGGGCGCTCGTCGCGGCCGCCGCCGAGCCCCAGCCAGAGGAGGCGCAGGGCATCGCCTCGCGCTTCCACAACCAGACCCGCGAGCTGGAGCAACTCTTGGAGCGCATGTCCCAGCAGGAGGCGACCCGCGTGCGCTCCTCGTTCCAGGAACTGCGACTGAACTTCCGCTGGGGAGCGCGCATCTTCGGAGTCGGGGTGATGGGCTGCATCACCGTGGCGCTGCTCCTGGCCTTCGGGTTGCGGCGCTCGCTCGTGCGGCCCCTGCGGGAGCTGACGCGGGTGACGCGCGACATCAGCCAGGACGGAGACCTGACGCTCGTGGTGCCGGTGCGCTCCGGCGACGAGGTGGGGCAGCTGGCGGGTGCCTTCCGCGAGATGGTGGAGCGCCTGCGCCTCATCCATCAGGAGCTGCGCTCCTCGAGCGGCACGCTGAGCGAGTCGGCCACACATATGCGATTCTCGGCTGAGCGGCAGCAGGCCACGGTGGGCACCCAGGCGATGGCGCTCCAGCAGACGCGGGTGACGGCGGAGGAGCTGCGGCAGACCTCCGCCATGGCCGCCCAGCGGGCCGACGCCGTGCTCAAGGTGGTGGAGCGCGCCGACGCGCTGGGTCGGGAGGGAGAGGCCTCCATCGCCTCGAGCGTGAACGGCATGGCGGAGCTGCAGGACCAGGTGCGGCAGATCGCCGAGCGCATCCGCCACCTGGGCGAGAGCACGCAGCAGATCGGCAACATCACCCGGACGGTGAAGGACCTGGCGGACCAGTCCAACGTGCTGGCGCTCAACGCCGCCATCGAGGCGGCGCGCAGCGGTGAGCACGGCAAGGGTTTCGGGGTGGTGGCGCGGGAGATCCGCTCGCTGGCGGACCGGTCCATCCAGGCCACGGTGCGGGTGCGGGAGCTGCTCGACACGGTGGGCCACTCGGTGACGGAGACGGTGACGATTACGCAGAAGGGCGCGGAGCGGATGCAGCTGGGCTTGGATCAGGTGCGCGCCACGGGCGAGAGCCTGCGAGAGATTTCAGCCATCATCCGGGGCAACGCGCTGGCGGTGCGGCAGATCGCCCTGGCGGTGAGCCAGCAGGACGCGGGCATCGGGCTCATCTTCGAGGCGGTGAACGAGCTGTCCACGATGATGGAGGACACGGAGCGGCAGCTCGACACGACGAAGGGCGCGGCGGTGGCGCTCGAGGATGTCTCGCGCAAGCTCACCGACATGGTGACGCGCTACCGCACCTAG
- the hprK gene encoding HPr(Ser) kinase/phosphatase, protein MSSTRTLRISALLEDRDYDLKLTLVAGERGLQRTLNSPRIQKPGLALTGFTEHLHPHRVQVFGNTEISFLRTMSEEKQREVLMRLFSAALACVVVTKDLEPPRVLVEACEDSGLALMKTPLLSSTFIQQVQGFLEEALTETSSLHGVLMDVFGVGILLLGKSGIGKSEIALDLVMRGHRLVADDIVDVARRKPGAVYGAGNPVIKHHMEIRGLGIINIKDLFGVAAVREQKKIELVIELHEWDPNQEYDRLGVEDKFLDIIGVDVPLSVVPVRPGRNMATIIEVAARNQLLKHQGHHSAREFAERLNRAIADGAMRRTLGEEVE, encoded by the coding sequence ATGAGCTCCACCCGTACCCTCCGCATCTCCGCGCTCCTCGAGGACCGCGACTACGACCTCAAGCTCACCCTCGTGGCGGGTGAGCGGGGGCTCCAACGTACGCTCAACTCCCCGCGCATCCAGAAGCCGGGCCTGGCGCTCACGGGCTTCACCGAGCACCTGCACCCGCACCGCGTGCAGGTGTTCGGCAACACGGAGATCTCCTTCCTGCGCACCATGTCGGAGGAAAAGCAGCGCGAGGTGCTGATGCGGCTGTTCAGCGCGGCGCTGGCGTGCGTGGTGGTGACCAAGGACCTGGAGCCTCCCCGGGTGCTGGTGGAGGCGTGCGAGGACTCGGGGTTGGCGCTGATGAAGACGCCGCTCCTGTCGAGCACCTTCATCCAGCAGGTGCAGGGCTTCCTGGAAGAGGCGCTCACCGAGACGAGCAGCCTGCACGGCGTGCTGATGGACGTGTTCGGCGTGGGCATCCTGCTCTTGGGCAAGAGCGGCATCGGCAAGAGCGAGATCGCCCTGGACCTGGTGATGCGCGGGCACCGGCTGGTGGCCGATGACATCGTCGACGTGGCGCGCCGCAAGCCGGGCGCGGTCTACGGGGCGGGCAACCCGGTCATCAAGCACCACATGGAGATCCGGGGCCTGGGCATCATCAACATCAAGGACCTGTTCGGCGTGGCGGCGGTGCGCGAGCAGAAGAAGATCGAGCTCGTCATCGAGCTGCACGAGTGGGACCCGAATCAGGAGTACGACCGGCTGGGAGTCGAGGACAAGTTCCTGGACATCATCGGGGTGGACGTGCCGTTGTCGGTGGTGCCAGTGCGCCCGGGGCGTAACATGGCTACCATCATCGAGGTGGCGGCGCGCAACCAGCTGCTCAAGCATCAAGGCCACCACTCGGCGCGGGAGTTCGCCGAGCGGCTCAACCGGGCCATCGCTGATGGGGCGATGCGCCGCACGCTGGGAGAAGAAGTCGAGTGA
- a CDS encoding histidine triad nucleotide-binding protein, which produces MSNCLFCKIRDGQIPAKVVYRDEVCMAFEDINPQAPTHVLFIPLRHIATVNDITQEDRETVGHLYTAAAKLARERGHAERGYRLVMNCNEDAGQTVFHIHLHLVAGRPMKWPPG; this is translated from the coding sequence ATGTCCAACTGCCTGTTCTGCAAGATTCGCGACGGTCAGATTCCCGCCAAAGTCGTCTATCGGGATGAGGTGTGCATGGCCTTCGAGGACATCAACCCTCAGGCCCCCACGCACGTGCTCTTCATTCCTCTGCGGCACATCGCCACGGTGAACGACATCACCCAGGAAGACCGCGAGACGGTGGGCCACCTCTATACCGCGGCCGCCAAGCTGGCCCGCGAGCGCGGCCACGCCGAGCGCGGCTACCGCCTGGTGATGAACTGCAACGAGGACGCCGGGCAGACGGTGTTCCACATCCACCTGCACCTGGTCGCCGGCCGTCCGATGAAGTGGCCGCCGGGGTAG
- a CDS encoding ABC transporter ATP-binding protein — protein MEALLDTQGLLAGYGAAPVLQGVDLTVRAHELWAVLGPNGTGKSTLLRGVLGMLPWTRGTVRLLGRERARWDARELARRVAWVPQTFEPAEGFSGLELVLMGRSPHLGLWGLTSERDVALARAVLEELGVAYLADRPGEELSGGERRMLLLARGLVQEPALLLLDEPTAFLDVAHQVGALARVRARVDSGLGAVAVLHDVNLAAAFATHVLLLRDGRALAQGPVDTVLERERLEALYGLPMEMALAPSGARLFAPRAR, from the coding sequence GTGGAAGCGCTCCTCGACACCCAGGGCCTCTTGGCCGGCTATGGCGCGGCGCCGGTGCTCCAGGGCGTGGACCTCACGGTGCGCGCCCACGAGCTGTGGGCGGTGCTCGGCCCCAATGGCACGGGCAAGAGCACGCTCCTGCGTGGGGTGCTGGGCATGCTGCCGTGGACGCGCGGCACGGTGCGGCTGCTGGGGCGGGAGCGCGCGCGATGGGACGCGCGGGAGCTGGCCCGACGCGTGGCATGGGTGCCTCAGACCTTCGAGCCGGCGGAGGGCTTCAGCGGCCTGGAGCTGGTGTTGATGGGTCGCAGCCCGCACCTGGGGCTGTGGGGGCTCACCTCCGAGCGGGACGTGGCGCTGGCGCGCGCGGTGCTGGAGGAGCTGGGCGTGGCGTACCTGGCGGACCGGCCGGGCGAGGAGCTGTCGGGCGGCGAGCGGCGGATGTTGCTGCTGGCGCGCGGGCTGGTGCAGGAGCCGGCGCTGCTCCTGTTGGACGAGCCCACGGCGTTTCTCGACGTGGCCCACCAGGTGGGGGCGCTCGCCCGGGTGCGCGCGCGGGTGGACTCCGGCCTGGGCGCGGTGGCGGTGCTGCATGACGTCAACCTCGCCGCTGCCTTCGCCACCCACGTGCTGCTGCTGCGCGATGGCCGCGCGCTGGCGCAGGGGCCCGTGGACACGGTGCTGGAACGTGAGCGGCTCGAGGCCCTCTACGGCCTGCCCATGGAGATGGCGCTGGCCCCTTCCGGAGCGCGCCTCTTCGCGCCCCGGGCCCGCTAG
- a CDS encoding class I SAM-dependent methyltransferase, which yields MAAPTNEEHVRQVYGEIAPAYEVLFPALHRYGDRVERFLAEAVAPGCRVLDVGCGTGLLTRGLADSVEVVGLDLSPEMLELARQGRPSGTWRVHSYHEPLPPELGRFDVVLAIGCLDFCEDLRRVLGHFSTAMKPGARMLFTVLERRPGLEGHEAPRRQVQTAGPEVWLSFPSFEETALALTAAGLLPLGYTHAPGWVHLTEQRTMYFGWWDVARR from the coding sequence ATGGCTGCGCCCACCAACGAGGAGCACGTCCGGCAGGTGTACGGGGAGATTGCCCCCGCCTATGAGGTTCTTTTCCCCGCCCTCCATCGGTACGGAGACAGGGTCGAGCGTTTCCTCGCGGAGGCGGTGGCGCCTGGCTGCCGGGTGCTGGACGTGGGGTGTGGCACCGGGCTGCTGACCCGAGGGCTGGCGGACTCCGTGGAGGTGGTGGGGTTGGATCTGTCCCCGGAGATGCTCGAGCTGGCGCGACAGGGACGGCCCTCGGGCACGTGGCGGGTACACAGCTACCACGAGCCCCTTCCGCCCGAGTTGGGGCGCTTCGACGTGGTGCTGGCCATTGGCTGCCTGGACTTCTGTGAGGATCTGCGCCGGGTACTGGGCCACTTCAGCACCGCGATGAAGCCTGGTGCGAGGATGCTCTTCACCGTGCTCGAGCGCCGCCCGGGGCTCGAGGGGCATGAGGCGCCTCGCAGACAGGTGCAGACGGCGGGGCCTGAGGTGTGGCTCTCCTTCCCCTCTTTCGAGGAGACGGCCCTGGCGCTCACGGCGGCGGGGCTGCTGCCGCTGGGCTACACCCACGCCCCGGGCTGGGTACACCTCACCGAGCAGCGGACGATGTACTTCGGCTGGTGGGATGTGGCGCGGCGCTGA
- a CDS encoding chloride channel protein: protein MSVSSKLRAWQRDAVRRLLAAIQQLRLPGPSVLPVAGAVVGVYSGLAAGLFANLIALVRGLSLGFPLLVEAFRPGSEARLLLSEALTEARWHFEFIIVGVPLGLAALGLARLIEPGDGREVVRRRLEVLALLVLGALSLYYPLVGLAAVNSMLGHAPGASRSLEHLPPWFVLLLPTLGGAMVGRLLRDRPETHGHGVPEVVNAVERQGRLPARDGLLKLLASAVTIGTGGSAGREGPIVYGGAAFGSEVGRTLGFTQRELAILMASGAGAGIAASFNAPVAGAIFAMEILLREFQLRVFSPIILASVTATMVGRGVMGSAAMLERVAYTMVSGWEVVFYGLLGLVCGGLAYTFIQALHGVEEFFQGRRPGRLSELLGQQPLPVRAALGGLLVGILALAHPVVWGTGHEFANDALVRGLSLALLASGCVLKLTATALTLGSGGSGGTFFPVTVIGAMAGGAFGEVLHAMLPGVTAPSGAYAMVGMGGAVAAMTRGPLTGMMMVYELSGNYAIILPLMVTCTLASALCHVLVERRAARTKEEGLVLRRSPVRALVVWEEPVLPEMPAEALRARLLSSKATALPVRDAAGKLLGVVVASALGERLRQAGEGATVQVLMDAGPVLPADAPVSEALATLDLQATGVLAVEDGARVGVVTRLGLEGFLQGRRGASLPTHAFGVTELRR from the coding sequence ATGTCGGTTTCCTCGAAGCTGCGCGCCTGGCAGCGGGACGCGGTGCGGCGGCTGTTGGCGGCAATCCAGCAACTGCGGTTGCCAGGACCCTCGGTGCTCCCCGTGGCGGGCGCGGTGGTGGGGGTCTACAGCGGCCTGGCCGCCGGGCTCTTCGCCAACCTCATCGCGCTCGTCCGGGGGCTGAGCCTCGGCTTCCCGCTGTTGGTGGAGGCCTTCCGGCCTGGCTCGGAGGCGCGGCTGCTCCTGTCCGAGGCGCTCACGGAGGCGCGCTGGCACTTCGAGTTCATCATCGTCGGGGTTCCCCTGGGGTTGGCGGCGCTGGGGCTGGCTCGCCTCATCGAGCCCGGCGATGGTCGGGAGGTGGTTCGGCGCCGCCTGGAGGTGCTGGCGCTGCTGGTGCTGGGAGCGCTGTCGCTCTACTACCCGCTGGTGGGGCTGGCGGCGGTGAACTCGATGCTGGGCCACGCGCCCGGCGCGAGCCGCAGCCTGGAGCACTTGCCGCCCTGGTTCGTGCTGCTGCTGCCGACGCTGGGCGGCGCCATGGTGGGGCGGCTCCTGCGCGACAGGCCGGAGACGCACGGCCACGGCGTGCCGGAGGTGGTGAACGCGGTGGAGCGCCAGGGGCGACTGCCGGCGCGGGATGGGTTGCTCAAGCTCCTGGCCTCGGCGGTGACGATTGGCACGGGTGGCTCGGCGGGGCGCGAGGGGCCCATCGTCTACGGCGGCGCGGCCTTCGGCTCCGAGGTGGGGCGCACCCTGGGCTTCACCCAGCGGGAGCTGGCCATCCTGATGGCGAGCGGCGCGGGCGCGGGCATCGCCGCCTCGTTCAATGCGCCAGTGGCCGGCGCCATCTTCGCGATGGAGATCCTCCTGCGCGAGTTCCAGCTGCGCGTCTTCTCTCCCATCATCCTCGCCAGCGTCACCGCCACCATGGTGGGGCGAGGCGTGATGGGCAGCGCGGCGATGCTCGAGCGCGTGGCGTACACGATGGTGAGCGGCTGGGAGGTGGTCTTCTACGGGCTGCTCGGGCTGGTGTGCGGCGGCCTGGCGTACACGTTCATCCAGGCGTTGCACGGCGTGGAGGAGTTCTTCCAGGGCCGGCGGCCCGGGCGGCTCTCGGAGCTGCTGGGGCAGCAGCCGTTGCCGGTGCGGGCGGCGCTCGGAGGGCTGCTGGTGGGAATCCTGGCGCTGGCCCACCCGGTGGTGTGGGGCACGGGGCACGAGTTCGCCAACGACGCGCTGGTGCGTGGGCTGTCGCTGGCGCTCCTGGCCTCGGGGTGCGTGCTCAAGCTGACGGCCACCGCGCTGACGCTGGGCTCGGGAGGCTCGGGGGGGACGTTCTTCCCGGTGACAGTCATTGGCGCGATGGCGGGCGGGGCCTTCGGCGAGGTGCTGCACGCGATGTTGCCGGGAGTCACGGCGCCCAGCGGGGCCTACGCCATGGTGGGCATGGGCGGGGCGGTGGCGGCGATGACGCGCGGACCGCTCACGGGGATGATGATGGTGTACGAGCTGAGCGGTAACTACGCCATCATCCTGCCGCTGATGGTGACGTGTACGCTGGCCTCGGCGCTCTGCCACGTGTTGGTGGAGCGGAGGGCGGCGCGCACGAAGGAGGAGGGCCTGGTGCTGCGCCGCTCGCCGGTGCGCGCCCTGGTCGTCTGGGAGGAGCCGGTGCTCCCGGAGATGCCGGCGGAGGCGCTGCGTGCGCGCCTGCTCTCCTCGAAGGCGACGGCGCTGCCGGTGCGGGACGCGGCGGGCAAGCTGCTCGGCGTGGTGGTGGCGAGCGCGCTGGGCGAGCGCCTGCGCCAGGCGGGGGAGGGGGCCACGGTGCAGGTATTAATGGATGCGGGACCCGTGCTCCCGGCGGATGCGCCCGTGTCCGAGGCGCTGGCGACCCTGGACTTGCAGGCCACGGGGGTACTGGCGGTGGAGGATGGGGCGCGGGTGGGCGTGGTGACGCGCCTGGGGCTGGAGGGCTTCCTCCAGGGGCGCCGCGGAGCCTCCTTGCCCACGCACGCGTTCGGCGTCACCGAACTGCGCCGCTAG
- the rapZ gene encoding RNase adapter RapZ codes for MSAPAKHIVIITGMSGSGKSTAIRALEDSGFFCIDNLPVLLLPKLTELAGSGQIERMALVVDVREGIFLKEAPRVLDEVRRAGHQVEVLFLDSSDDSLIRRFSETRRRHPLAPSGTVADGITAEREELRDLRELADQVIDSSALNVHDLKRMVQARFSPEPAAGPSLSVMSFGYRHGVPPQADLVLDVRFLPNPYFVPDLKGLTGKNPRVAAYVLEREETQQFLEKVVDLCRFLFPRYQKEGKAYLTVALGCTGGKHRSVAIAAELTRRLQQEIPRIQLWDRDIEKE; via the coding sequence GTGAGCGCCCCCGCCAAGCACATCGTGATCATCACCGGCATGTCCGGCTCGGGTAAGTCCACGGCCATTCGGGCGTTGGAGGATTCGGGCTTCTTCTGCATCGACAACCTGCCGGTGCTGTTGTTGCCGAAGCTGACGGAGCTGGCCGGCAGCGGGCAGATCGAGCGGATGGCGCTCGTGGTGGACGTGCGCGAGGGCATCTTCCTCAAGGAGGCGCCCCGGGTGCTGGACGAGGTGCGCCGCGCCGGGCACCAGGTGGAGGTGCTCTTCCTGGACTCGAGCGATGACAGCCTCATCCGCCGCTTCAGCGAGACGCGGCGCCGCCACCCGCTGGCGCCCTCGGGCACGGTGGCGGATGGCATCACCGCCGAGCGCGAGGAGCTGCGCGACTTGCGGGAGCTGGCCGACCAGGTCATCGACTCATCGGCGCTGAACGTCCACGACTTGAAGCGCATGGTGCAGGCGCGCTTCAGCCCGGAACCGGCGGCGGGGCCCTCGCTGTCGGTGATGTCATTCGGCTACCGGCACGGGGTGCCGCCGCAGGCGGACCTGGTGCTGGACGTGCGGTTCCTGCCCAACCCCTACTTCGTGCCGGACCTGAAGGGGCTCACGGGGAAGAACCCGAGGGTGGCGGCGTACGTGCTGGAGCGCGAGGAGACGCAGCAGTTCCTGGAGAAGGTGGTGGACCTCTGCCGCTTCCTGTTCCCGCGCTACCAGAAGGAGGGCAAGGCGTACCTGACGGTGGCGCTGGGGTGTACGGGCGGCAAGCACCGCTCGGTGGCCATCGCGGCCGAGCTGACGCGGAGGCTCCAGCAAGAGATTCCGCGCATCCAGCTGTGGGACCGCGACATCGAGAAGGAGTAG